One Gossypium raimondii isolate GPD5lz chromosome 3, ASM2569854v1, whole genome shotgun sequence genomic window carries:
- the LOC128039938 gene encoding uncharacterized protein LOC128039938, which translates to MTPFEALYDRKCRTPLCWSKLDKRQIVHPDLIRKTEEKVKLICDRLMAASDRKKSYVDLKCYDIEFQVGDRMFLKVSTWKKVLRFSRKVSMLRKYRSDQSHVVLIKKMKVLPDLTYEEESIKILARKMKVL; encoded by the exons ATGACACCATTTGAGGCGTTGTATGATAGGAAGTGTCGAACTCCGCTATGTTGGTCCAAGTTGGATAAGAGACAAATTGTTCATCCGGATCTGATTCGTAAGACGGAAGAGAAGGTGAAACTGATTTGTGATCGATTGATGGCTGCTTCTGATAGGAAAAAATCTTATGTAGATCTAAAATGCTATGATATCGAGTTTCAGGTTGGGGACAGAATGTTCCTTAAGGTTTCAACTTGGAAGAAGGTCTTAAGGTTCAGTCGTAAAG TGTCCATGTTGCGAAAATATCGATCTGATCAGTCGCATGTAGTTCTTATTAAAAAGATGAAGGTTCTACCTGATTTGACATATGAGGAAGAATCGATTAAGATTCTAGCACGTAAGATGAAGGTATTGTAG